The genomic interval ACCCGCTTCTGGTCCCAGATCTGCGGCGAGACATAGGCCACCGCGGGACAGAGGGCGGCGATCGCATCGGCGTCATCGACGGTCAGGTCCTTGCGCTCCTTGCGCTCGACCGGGCCGACTTGAATCCCAGCCTCGTGCTTCGAGATGTAGAGCACGCCGCTTCCCAGCGAGCCGATCTGCCTCGAGATCGACTGGTTCAGCCCCTGGATCAGGCTCACCATGGCGATCACCGTGGCGACGCCGATGATGATCCCCAGCAGGGTCAGCCCGGAGCGGAGCTTCTGCGACCAGAGGGTCGTCAGGGCCATGCGTATGTTCTCGGGAGCGAGGCTCCGCCGGGCGCGGCGATCAGACCTCATGTCGGAGCGCCTCCACAGGGACGAGCCGGCTCGCCTTCACAGCGGGCTGGATGCCGAAGAAGAGGCCGACGGAGGAAGCCAGCAGCAGGCCCACGGCTACGGACCAGAGGCGAATGGTCGCCGGCAGAGGGGTCGCCCCGCGAAGCGCGAGAGCGGCCGCGACCCCGAGAAGCACGCCGATCAGTCCGCCGAGGACCGCGAGCGCGACCGACTCGGAGAGAAACTGGAGCACCACATCGCGTCGCTTCGCCCCGAGCGCCCTTCGGATTCCGATCTCCCTCGTGCGTTCGGTCACGGAGACGAACATGATGTTCATGATCACGATCCCGCCCACCAGCAGCGAGATCGCGACGATACCGATCGTCAAGCCGTAGATGCCTCGCGTGATGTTCTCGTAGAGAGCGTAGTACATCTCGGAGGTCGCGATGTCGAAGTCGGGTTCGTCCCAGGGATTGAGCCCCCTGCGGAGCTTCATGATGAGGGCGGCTTCGTCCTGCGCCTCCTGCATCGACTCGGCCGAAATCGCGCGGACGTTGATCTCGATCGGATCGCGGCTTCCAAAGAGCTTGGCGTAGGTCGTCACGGGGATCAGAACGACGTCATCCTGCGACTGCCCGAGGATGCTCCCACGCTTCTTGAGAACGCCGACCACGGTGAACCGGTGGCGGCCGACGCGGAGGTCCCGGCCGATCGGATCGAGGGCGCCGAAGAGCTTCTCCCGGATCTGCTCCCCGATCACGGCGACCGAAGCGCGGCCCTGCACGTCGTCCCGCCCGAGGTGCCGTCCCGCCTCGATCTCGAGGGTCCGCAGCTCGGGGTAGCCGTCTCCCAGGCCGACAACCGCCGCCCCCCGCGCCTCGTCGCGCCCCAACTTGAGGTTCTCCCGGCGCGAGACCACCGGAACGACCGCAAGGGCGTGCCTCATCTGCCGGGCCAGGGCATCAGCGTCATCGATCGTGAGGTTCCGCCTGCGCAGCATCTTGAGCCAGGTCTCGGAGTCGGTCGTGAAGCCGAACTTCGTGATCGAGAAGACGTGGCTCCCGGTGGAGAGGATCTTGTCCGACACGTAGGTGTTGAATCCCTCGATGATCGCGACCACCGCGACCACCGACCCCACGGCCACCACGTTTCCCAGGATCGTGAGAACCGAGCGGAGCCTGTTCGCCCAGAGGATGGAGAGCGCCAGGCGCAGCGCTTCGAGCAGTTTCACGAACCGTGCCCCGCCGCAGGCCCGCCCTTCCGGATCGTGTCGGAGGCGATCCTGCCGTCGAGGAGGCGGACGATCCGCCTGGCATGGCGCGCGATCCCCTCGTCGTGCGTCACCAGGATGATCGTGTTGCCAGCGTCGTGGATCCGCTGGAAGGCCGCCAGGATCTCCTCCCCCGTCTTGGAGTCCAGGTTCCCGGTCGGCTCGTCGGCGAGAATGAGACTCGGCTCCGTCACGAGGGCGCGCGCGATCGCCACCCGCTGCCGCTGTCCTCCAGACAGCTCGTTCGGTCTGCGCTGGGAGCAATCCCCGAGGCCAACCCATTCGAGGGCGCGCTGCGCGCGCCGGCGCCGCTCCGCCATCGGGATCCCCGCATAGACCAGGGGAAGCTCCACGTTCTTGAGAGTGCTCGCGCGCGGGAGGAGGTTGAAGGTCTGGAAGATGAACCCGATCTCCTCGTTGCGAATCCTGGCCAGCTCGTCATCGTCCAGGCCGTGGACCTCGCGCCCGTTCAGGAAATAGGTCCCGGCGGTTGGGGAATCGAGGCATCCGATCAGATTCATCAGGGTCGACTTCCCGCTGCCTGATGGACCCATCACCGCGAGGAACTCGTTGCGGCGGATTTCGAGATCGACTTCGTCGAGCGCGCGGACCACTTCCTGGCCGAGGTGGTAGGTGCGGCTCAGCCCCTTCAGTTCGATGAGGATGCCATCGCCGGCCATCGTCTAGGGCTCCCGCTCGGAGGTCTCCGTCTCCTTCTTCTTCGCGCCGCCCTTCTTCTTCTCCAGGCGGACCCGATCCTGATCGGAGAGGGTGCGGATCGTCTTGTAGGGGCCGACGATCAGCTTCTGGCCCGCTGCCAGCTCGCCGGAGATCTCGACGTGCGTCTCGCCCCTCAGCCCCAGCGAGACCGGCACGAAGCGCGCCTTGCCGTCCTCGAGCAGGAAGACCCCTTCCGTCAGATTCCTGGCGGCGGGGCCCGTCGTGTCGGGCATCGACTCCTTCGTGAGCTTGCGACCTTCTCGCTTCGCCTTCCATCTCTCGCAGACGGCCGGCGGGCGGGCGGTCAGGGCCTGGAGCGGAACGGCGAGAACGCTGTCCACGCTACCCGTCATGATCTCGACATCCGCGTTCATCCCCGGGCGGAGAACCTCGGGCGGGGCGCTGAGAAGAACGGCCACCTCGAAGCTGGTCGCCTCCTGGGCCGATCCCGTGCTACCCCTCCCCGACTGCCCGACGCGCGTCACTTCCCCCTCGAGCGTCGAGTCGGGAAGCGCGTCGACAAAGACCCGGGCCTGCTGCCCCGGCCTCACAATGACCACGTCGGTCTCGTCGACCTCGGCGAGAACCTCCATTGCCGAGAGATCCGAGAGGGTGAGGATCACGGTTCCGGGGTTGTTCATCGTTCCCGTGATGACGTTCTCGCCCACCTCGACGTTGAGTGAGGTCACCACCCCATCCATGGCCGCAAGGAAGATCGTCTCGCGAAGGTCCTTCTCCCCTTGGGCGAGCGCGGCCTTGGCTCTCTGGATGTCCTCGCCGGCCGCCCGGAGGCGCGCCCCGGCGACATCGGCCATGGTCCGCGCGGAGGTCAGCTCCTGCTCGGACGCCAGCCCTCTCTCGGAGAGCTTCTCGATCCTGGACAGATTCTGCTGTGCCTCCCGCAGCTCCGCCTGGGCCAGGGCCTCCTGCGCCTTGCCTGACTGGATCTGCGCCCGGAGCTGCTCGACGAGCGACCGGTAGCGCTCGTCGTCGAGCCGCAGAAGAAGATCCCCCTTGCGGACCCTCTGGCCCTCTTGCACGGGAACCTCTTCGATCCGGCCCATCACGTTGCTCGACACCTGGATCTTGGATACGGGTTGGATCTTGCCGGGAGCCCTGACCCATGACTCGATCTTGTGGGCCTTCACATCCTCCACGCGGATCTGGACTCCCCTGGAGGACTTCTTGGGCTTGAAGTTCAACGCGACGAGACCGACCAGGACAATGACAGCGATCCCGATCAGAAGGAACTTCCTGTTGATCCTCGCCACCCTCACCCTCCTTCCCTGGACCGGACCACGCGGGGCGCTTGCTCCGTTCTGAGATGCAGTCAGTTGCCTAGCGGCCCAGCGCGCGCGCCTGCAGAGCGAGGGCTACGTGCAGCGCGATCCGGGCGTTGACCAGGTCGGTTTTGGCGCGGGTCAACTCCGCCTGCGCATTGTTGACCTCGAGAATCGTGCCGCCGCCGTTTTCATAGAGGGCCTGTTGCAGCTTCAGGTTCTCCTCCGCCAGGGCGACCGATTCGATCGCCGCGAGCACCCCCT from Candidatus Eisenbacteria bacterium carries:
- a CDS encoding FtsX-like permease family protein translates to MKLLEALRLALSILWANRLRSVLTILGNVVAVGSVVAVVAIIEGFNTYVSDKILSTGSHVFSITKFGFTTDSETWLKMLRRRNLTIDDADALARQMRHALAVVPVVSRRENLKLGRDEARGAAVVGLGDGYPELRTLEIEAGRHLGRDDVQGRASVAVIGEQIREKLFGALDPIGRDLRVGRHRFTVVGVLKKRGSILGQSQDDVVLIPVTTYAKLFGSRDPIEINVRAISAESMQEAQDEAALIMKLRRGLNPWDEPDFDIATSEMYYALYENITRGIYGLTIGIVAISLLVGGIVIMNIMFVSVTERTREIGIRRALGAKRRDVVLQFLSESVALAVLGGLIGVLLGVAAALALRGATPLPATIRLWSVAVGLLLASSVGLFFGIQPAVKASRLVPVEALRHEV
- a CDS encoding ABC transporter ATP-binding protein, which codes for MAGDGILIELKGLSRTYHLGQEVVRALDEVDLEIRRNEFLAVMGPSGSGKSTLMNLIGCLDSPTAGTYFLNGREVHGLDDDELARIRNEEIGFIFQTFNLLPRASTLKNVELPLVYAGIPMAERRRRAQRALEWVGLGDCSQRRPNELSGGQRQRVAIARALVTEPSLILADEPTGNLDSKTGEEILAAFQRIHDAGNTIILVTHDEGIARHARRIVRLLDGRIASDTIRKGGPAAGHGS
- a CDS encoding efflux RND transporter periplasmic adaptor subunit, producing MTASQNGASAPRGPVQGRRVRVARINRKFLLIGIAVIVLVGLVALNFKPKKSSRGVQIRVEDVKAHKIESWVRAPGKIQPVSKIQVSSNVMGRIEEVPVQEGQRVRKGDLLLRLDDERYRSLVEQLRAQIQSGKAQEALAQAELREAQQNLSRIEKLSERGLASEQELTSARTMADVAGARLRAAGEDIQRAKAALAQGEKDLRETIFLAAMDGVVTSLNVEVGENVITGTMNNPGTVILTLSDLSAMEVLAEVDETDVVIVRPGQQARVFVDALPDSTLEGEVTRVGQSGRGSTGSAQEATSFEVAVLLSAPPEVLRPGMNADVEIMTGSVDSVLAVPLQALTARPPAVCERWKAKREGRKLTKESMPDTTGPAARNLTEGVFLLEDGKARFVPVSLGLRGETHVEISGELAAGQKLIVGPYKTIRTLSDQDRVRLEKKKGGAKKKETETSEREP